One genomic region from Cyanobium usitatum str. Tous encodes:
- a CDS encoding molybdenum cofactor guanylyltransferase, with the protein MDSTPLELIRPQAPLRCCLLSGGESRRMGRDKALLSHPEGGSWLERTLRLLAQLDAPITLLSRHGPHLERSEALQAELKARYVALELIAEPPPWEGPLLALHRLMQQHPNEQLLLCPVDMPDLSLAALQALLVDAATGSPTRLRLAHDGERLQPLLGLYPSSAPIRAHLAAAVERGERRLQSWLVELPCQAVPLDPRAIRNVNRPGPSQLA; encoded by the coding sequence TCCACGCCATTGGAACTGATCCGGCCCCAGGCCCCCCTGCGCTGCTGCCTGCTCAGCGGTGGCGAGAGCCGGCGCATGGGCCGCGACAAGGCGCTGCTGAGCCACCCCGAGGGCGGCAGCTGGCTGGAGCGCACGCTGCGACTGCTGGCCCAGCTGGACGCCCCGATCACCCTGCTGAGCCGCCATGGGCCGCACCTGGAGCGCTCCGAGGCGCTGCAGGCCGAGCTCAAAGCCCGCTACGTGGCCCTGGAGCTGATTGCCGAACCGCCGCCCTGGGAGGGGCCGCTGCTGGCCCTGCACCGGCTGATGCAGCAACACCCAAACGAGCAGCTACTGCTCTGCCCAGTGGACATGCCGGATCTCAGCCTGGCCGCCCTGCAAGCCCTGTTGGTGGACGCAGCAACAGGGAGCCCGACCAGGCTCCGGCTTGCCCACGACGGCGAGCGGCTGCAACCGCTGCTGGGCCTCTATCCGAGCAGTGCCCCTATCCGGGCCCACCTGGCCGCGGCGGTGGAGCGGGGCGAACGGCGCCTGCAGAGCTGGCTGGTGGAGCTGCCCTGCCAGGCGGTGCCGCTGGATCCCCGTGCCATCCGCAACGTGAACCGGCCCGGGCCAAGTCAGTTGGCCTAA